CCTGCTGTATATCCCTATAGGCTAAGGGAAAAAAGCTTTCGTTGTGGGGGCCGTGGGGAGAGAGACAGGCACCGAATCTTTTTTTCCGGAAAAGACGGCAAGCCGAGTGTGCTTGGGGACCTTAGGTCTGTAGCCTGTGTTTCGGGGTGGCTGCTAAAAgtgacccccagcccctccctagGGCTCCTCTGTTAGTAAAAGCAAGTGGACTTTGTTGAAACCTTCAAGTTTCATTTAAAAAACCTGTACGCCCACACAGTAAAGGGAAACCCAGAAGGTTTGACCAGCCCCTGCAACGGGGTCCATTTTCTCTGCACGGAAAAGGATCCCCCCACACATCAGCCCACCTACCGCCCTCTCCCTGAGCCTGTTCTCACCCCGGCCCCCACAGTGCACCTGAAGCGGCACTTCATGTTCCGGAACCACCTGTGCCTGGTGTTCGAGCTGCTTTCCTACAACCTGTACGACCTCCTGCGCAACACGCACTTCCGAGGCGTCTCGCTCAACCTGACCCGGAAGCTGGCGCAGCAGCTCTGCACGGCGCTGCTCTTCCTGGCCACGCCGGAGCTCAGCATCATCCACTGCGACCTCAAGCCCGAGAACATCCTGCTGTGCAACCCGAAGCGCAGCGCCATCAAGATCGTGGACTTCGGCAGCTCCTGCCAGCTCGGCCAGCGGGTGCGTGCACAGGGCAGCAGCCCACCTGCAGCAGGGCGTGACCAGGAGGGGGCTGGTCTGACAGCCACATCTGCTCTGAGGGTTCATCCCGGGGGGGGAGGGTTACCTGGAATGGGGCCAACAGGTGAAGGCTGAGGGGCTGGGGAGGCGCTGGACCAGGTTGCTCAGAGGGCTTAGAAGGACAGCAGCCTGGGGCctcagtggttatgggttgggctgctgaccacaggtgggcagttcaaacccttctggggagaaagaccaaggctttctactcctgtaaggagctacagcctcagaaaaccacaaggggcagttccactttgccCCATAGTGTCACTGCAAGTCAGAATCCAttccatggcagtgcgtttggtgtgGGCTTGTAGAGCAGGGGAAGTGGGAGGGGCCCGGCGTCAGGGAAACAGGCTCTTAGGACTGGGAGGTTGCTGAGAGCCTGGAGGGCTGCCACCCTCTGGGTGGTGACCAAGAGGGACCAGGGTAGGCCTAGGGCTGACAGCCTGGCAGGGCTGCTGACGCTGGGAAGCTGGTGGCGGTGGTGTCAGGGCTCAGGACTAGTGGGCTGCCAGCACAGTCAGTGGTGAGGAACCAGCAGTTAGTCCCCAGGAGAACAAGGAGACTGTCCTCCTGCAGAGAATGACCGGCAGTGCTAATCTGTCCCCTAAGGGGCAGGATGTACGAGAATGCGTGTCCCCAGGTTTGGAGGCTAGAGCCTTGGTTGGGGGCTGGTCATGGGCCTGGCAGGTGGCACTGAGCCTCTGGcactgctccctctcccctcttgcAGATCTACCAGTACATCCAGAGCCGCTTTTACCGCTCCCCCGAGGTGCTCCTGGGCACCCCCTACGACCTGGCCATCGACATGTGGTCCCTGGGCTGCATCCTAGTGGAGATGCACACCGGAGAGCCCCTCTTCAGTGGCTCCAATGAGGTGGGCACTGGGTGGAGCTAGAAGTCcgcaggccagggtcgcccccaggcaggtTGGATGGCCCTGGCTGACTGCAAGCCTGTCTCCCACAGGTGGACCAGATGAACCGGATCGTGGAGGTGCTGGGCATCCCGCCAGCCCCAATGCTGGACCAGGCGCCGAAAGCTCGGAAGTACTTTGAGCGGCTGCCTGGGGGTAGCTGGACCCTACGAAGGACAAAGGAACTCAGGAAGGTGCGGGCCCTCCCCCCGGCCCTGTGCCCCTCCTTCTCTGGGTGGCCCCTCACTCTCTCACACTTGGGGCTCCCACATTCCCCACTGCCTCCCCCCTTGTCTGTCctctctttcctcccctccctacccttcttagcttctctctcccactttctctcctgtgcctctgtttccccTGTGTGTTGCCCTGCCCCTCCTGCCCACTGACGGCCACTCtcttgcccccccccaccccctccctgccagGATTACCAGGGCCCCGGGACACGGCGGCTGCAGGAGGTGCTGGGCGTGCAGACGGGCGGGCCCGGGGGCCGGCGGGCGGGGGAGCCGGGCCACAGCCCCGCCGACTACCTCCGCTTCCAGGACCTGGTGCTGCGCATGCTGGAGTATGAGCCGGCCACCCGCATCAGCCCGCTGGGGGCCCTGCAGCATGGCTTCTTCCGCCGCACGGCCGACGAGGCCACCAACACGGGCCCGGCAGGCAGCAGTGCCTCCACCTCGCCCGCGCCCCtcgacacctgcccctcctccagcACCGCCAGCTCCATCTCCAGCTCTGGTGGGTGCCCGTCCCTGGGCGGCTggatgggggggtgagggggagggcaCTGACCGGCTTTTTACCACCCCTTGGAAATGGCCTGGTCCTCAACTCCATTGTCATTAATGTGATCACGCTCTGACCAGGCCTGGCCCAATCTCTGAAACTGGATTTGGGTCAGACCCCTGGAACTGGTGCTGACTCAGGATACCCCAACCCGAGCGAGCCCTGAACCCTCACACCTGGTCCAGTCTCCATCCTCCCCTCAGGCCTTTTGTCTTCCCTTGCAGGTGGCTCCAGTGGGTCCTCCAATGACAACCGGGCCTACCGCTACAGCAACCGGTACTGTGGGGGCCCTGGGCCCCCCATCTCTGACTGTGAGATGAACAGCCCCCAGGTACTAGTGCTGGCAGGCTCTGGCGAGGAGGGGTGGGATCCTagggacctgggtcagcctgagtCACGgcctctttcctcctgcaggtACTACCCTCCCAGCTGCTGCGCCCCTGGGCAGGTGGCGATGTGGCCCACAAGTCCCACCAGGCCCCTGCCTCCACCTCATCACTGCCTGGAGTCGGGGCCCAGCTACCCCCTCAGCCCCGATGCCTTGCCCGCCCCCTGTCACCCACCTCGCCACCACCCCCGGAGCTGATGGATGTGAGCATGGTGGGCGGCCCTCCGGACTGctccccacctccaccagcaCCCATCCCGCAGCACCCGGCTGCCTCAGCCCTCCGGACTCGGATGACGGGAGGTcgtccacccctcccaccccccgacGACCCTGCCACTCTGGGGCCTCGTCTGGGTCTCCGTGGTGTCCCCCAGAGCACGGCAGCCAGCTCATgaccctgccccctccctggggccccCCTGAAGCCATACCTCCCCCATCCGGGGGCCCTGGGCTCCCATCCTCATTCTCCCCTCCACTGGAATTGCTGCTACCCAGCTGGGGCGGGTGAGGCCTGCACTGACTGGGGCCTGGGGCAGGGGGTCGAGGAGAGGGGCTTGCCCGAGCCCTCCTCACTAAGGACTGGACCCTTGGCCCCTCCCCCTTGTTTTCTATTTATTGTACCAAAGACAGTGGTGGTctgatgggggtgaggggaggcccTCCTCACTCCAGGACcctaggagggggtgggggcaggtagGGGGAGATGGCCTTGCTCCTCCTTGCTGTACCCCCAGTAAAGAGCTTTCTCACATGCCTGCCTGAGCGTTTGCAGGGCCTGGCCCCAACCCcctctggctccccaggcctggcgaagAGAGGCCTTTGGGGGAAGGGGTCCACCTACAGGCTGcctggagacacaggcctggggccgcaCCAGGTCTGAGGCCTAGAGACCCGAACGCACCCACTTGGGCCTTGCTCATCTGAGCATGCAGAGCCTGAAGGGCTAAGGGCCCTCAGGGAGCAGAAGTTTAAGAAGCCCCATGCCCAGAGTCTTCACCAGAGTGGCTCCTCTGACCAGACAGGCTCCCACAGGTGTCAACCGGAGCAATAACTGGGCAGTgagcccatcccccccccccaaaaaaatgcccCGCCCCTCTCCCGGAGCCAGTGTTGGACAGAACGCACTTGTTTTCCTTGCAGAACATTTCCAGGGGTTCCAGGTAAGTGGGCTTTGGGGTTAAGTTTCCATGGCATCTTGGAAAGTTGTGTCTTCCAACTGGCCAATCAAGAGCGCCCTGGTTCAAAAGGATGCCatgcttcctgggagatggagtTCCCCAAAGCAACCATTTTTGCTTTTGTCCTGGAACTACAAAGACCAGAATTCTTTTCATCTGGAAGTTGGGTTTTGTGGGGATCCAATCAGCAGTCAGCCTGATTGTTTGTTAGGACTGGAGATGGTTGTGATTGGTGGTCTTGGACCTGCTGCTAGTCCTGTGGGTGGTGGGATGCTGGACTGGGCAGCAGAAACGGGGTTCCCCGAAAGGATACAGGCTGGTCATTTGTAGCAGCAGTGACTGGGTGATGTGCCCTGAAGCGGACCTGTCACACAGTGCACATCGTTAGCCACTGCGCGGTCGGGCTCAAAGCAAGCAAGGGACCCTTATAGACCAGTAGGTCCACTAGGTAAGGCAACGTGGAGCGAGAGGAGGATGCCGAGCTGGGTTCTGAAGGTTGGTGGGGGTGCCCCAGTGAGGTGGAATGGTTTCGGGTTGGAAGAAGTGATGGGAACATCCTGTGTGCAGTAAGCCGCAGGTGACCAGTGAAGGTGAGGTAGGGTTTTACTGGCCATGGAAGCATCCAGGACTTCATCCTGACGAGCCATCGGTGGGTTTCTGGTGGGGAGGGTGGCCCAGTTTCCTGCCAGTTGGGGGTGGATTCATTGCAAGGAGACTGGTATCTGGGAGCCCAAGCTTAAGCTGGGACAGAAACTGGGcaggaccagagcaggggagagaGTGGACAGTTGTGGGACTGTAAGTTTTGAGATGGGAAGAGGGGCCTCCCGGGCACATGAAGCCAAATACCTGCTGTCCTTTAAAACTGTCGTGTCAGTGCCCAAGAGTGTCATCATTAGGGAAGTGGTacaagaaagaaatgatgaatgATCCTATCAGGTAGGTATTCTTGCTTCCCCATTTGCGGATGAGGGTTTTGAGGACAGAAGGTGATGTAACTTGGCCAAGGTCAGAGCAGAGGGTTCGGGATTTGTGCCCGTGTGGACCCCGTGGCTTCATGTGATAGATGAGCCTAGAGACACAGCCAGGCCTGAAGCACGTAACAGTCCCGTGAGGAGTTTGGGAGGgtatcaggggaagccagcccctaacatcattatgggtccagtacgcacaattgtacagcaataataaagatcatagtaaagttacagagagcatgagagaagtattgaaataaatggagtcagacacaattcatggtagcatgctcacctctgccccgcctgatggtccacgtggagggagagagagagctatttaatgctagcccaggctttttatattctctggggacctgcaagccccctgattacaggtgaggacatacgtcacaggaaggggttgtgctataggtaattcaGTAATGAGGGGgcgtggtctagggacatacatgcaacggaaagaggaattgggggtatacatgtaacaagatgggcggatcctagatttaggatggcagcttaaccttgacctgttctctggatctccataggaaccattatcagtagggtgtaaaccccacctactggaaccaaatagatgactgcaggcatccattgtccttaacaacgGGGTGGGGCCCACCAGGAGGATGCCTGTGAACATCTGTCCTCCCACAGGATGGATCAGGGGAACTAAGTCCCACACCGCTGTTTCCAGGACCTCTTCCCCTGAACTTCCGAATGGCAGCTGGCTAGCTGCTCATGGGTATCGGGAGCTACCTGGACTATCATCTGTCCCAGATGGGAATTGTCATTTCCCTTAAACCTGTATTCTCAGT
The sequence above is drawn from the Tenrec ecaudatus isolate mTenEca1 chromosome 18, mTenEca1.hap1, whole genome shotgun sequence genome and encodes:
- the DYRK1B gene encoding dual specificity tyrosine-phosphorylation-regulated kinase 1B isoform X2, translated to MLLSPTRRPVRVALPTAGPAGPPRPGTGDCLLTAATAAMLAIRPPYWGPHRAPAPRGPRASPDPGLSGGGSRGAGCEKAPPGRAPAPGLAPLRPSEPTMAVPPGHGPFSGFPGPQERPQVLPDVRLLPRRLPLAFRDATSAPLRKLSVDLIKTYKHINEVYYTKKKRRAQQAPPQDSSTKKEKKVLNHGYDDDNHDYIVRSGERWLERYEIDSLIGKGSFGQVVKAYDHQTQELVAIKIIKNKKAFLNQAQIELRLLELMNQHDTEMKYYIVHLKRHFMFRNHLCLVFELLSYNLYDLLRNTHFRGVSLNLTRKLAQQLCTALLFLATPELSIIHCDLKPENILLCNPKRSAIKIVDFGSSCQLGQRIYQYIQSRFYRSPEVLLGTPYDLAIDMWSLGCILVEMHTGEPLFSGSNEVDQMNRIVEVLGIPPAPMLDQAPKARKYFERLPGGSWTLRRTKELRKDYQGPGTRRLQEDLVLRMLEYEPATRISPLGALQHGFFRRTADEATNTGPAGSSASTSPAPLDTCPSSSTASSISSSGGSSGSSNDNRAYRYSNRYCGGPGPPISDCEMNSPQVLPSQLLRPWAGGDVAHKSHQAPASTSSLPGVGAQLPPQPRCLARPLSPTSPPPPELMDVSMVGGPPDCSPPPPAPIPQHPAASALRTRMTGGRPPLPPPDDPATLGPRLGLRGVPQSTAASS
- the DYRK1B gene encoding dual specificity tyrosine-phosphorylation-regulated kinase 1B isoform X4 yields the protein MLLSPTRRPVRVALPTAGPAGPPRPGTGDCLLTAATAAMLAIRPPYWGPHRAPAPRGPRASPDPGLSGGGSRGAGCEKAPPGRAPAPGLAPLRPSEPTMAVPPGHGPFSGFPGPQERPQVLPDVRLLPRRLPLAFRDATSAPLRKLSVDLIKTYKHINEVYYTKKKRRAQQAPPQDSSTKKEKKVLNHGYDDDNHDYIVRSGERWLERYEIDSLIGKGSFGQVVKAYDHQTQELVAIKIIKNKKAFLNQAQIELRLLELMNQHDTEMKYYIVHLKRHFMFRNHLCLVFELLSYNLYDLLRNTHFRGVSLNLTRKLAQQLCTALLFLATPELSIIHCDLKPENILLCNPKRSAIKIVDFGSSCQLGQRIYQYIQSRFYRSPEVLLGTPYDLAIDMWSLGCILVEMHTGEPLFSGSNEVDQMNRIVEVLGIPPAPMLDQAPKARKYFERLPGGSWTLRRTKELRKDLVLRMLEYEPATRISPLGALQHGFFRRTADEATNTGPAGSSASTSPAPLDTCPSSSTASSISSSGGSSGSSNDNRAYRYSNRYCGGPGPPISDCEMNSPQVLPSQLLRPWAGGDVAHKSHQAPASTSSLPGVGAQLPPQPRCLARPLSPTSPPPPELMDVSMVGGPPDCSPPPPAPIPQHPAASALRTRMTGGRPPLPPPDDPATLGPRLGLRGVPQSTAASS
- the DYRK1B gene encoding dual specificity tyrosine-phosphorylation-regulated kinase 1B isoform X5, whose amino-acid sequence is MAVPPGHGPFSGFPGPQERPQVLPDVRLLPRRLPLAFRDATSAPLRKLSVDLIKTYKHINEVYYTKKKRRAQQAPPQDSSTKKEKKVLNHGYDDDNHDYIVRSGERWLERYEIDSLIGKGSFGQVVKAYDHQTQELVAIKIIKNKKAFLNQAQIELRLLELMNQHDTEMKYYIVHLKRHFMFRNHLCLVFELLSYNLYDLLRNTHFRGVSLNLTRKLAQQLCTALLFLATPELSIIHCDLKPENILLCNPKRSAIKIVDFGSSCQLGQRIYQYIQSRFYRSPEVLLGTPYDLAIDMWSLGCILVEMHTGEPLFSGSNEVDQMNRIVEVLGIPPAPMLDQAPKARKYFERLPGGSWTLRRTKELRKDYQGPGTRRLQEVLGVQTGGPGGRRAGEPGHSPADYLRFQDLVLRMLEYEPATRISPLGALQHGFFRRTADEATNTGPAGSSASTSPAPLDTCPSSSTASSISSSGGSSGSSNDNRAYRYSNRYCGGPGPPISDCEMNSPQVLPSQLLRPWAGGDVAHKSHQAPASTSSLPGVGAQLPPQPRCLARPLSPTSPPPPELMDVSMVGGPPDCSPPPPAPIPQHPAASALRTRMTGGRPPLPPPDDPATLGPRLGLRGVPQSTAASS
- the DYRK1B gene encoding dual specificity tyrosine-phosphorylation-regulated kinase 1B isoform X3 gives rise to the protein MPISCLPGAVPHITSSLLPPCLLPGLSGGGSRGAGCEKAPPGRAPAPGLAPLRPSEPTMAVPPGHGPFSGFPGPQERPQVLPDVRLLPRRLPLAFRDATSAPLRKLSVDLIKTYKHINEVYYTKKKRRAQQAPPQDSSTKKEKKVLNHGYDDDNHDYIVRSGERWLERYEIDSLIGKGSFGQVVKAYDHQTQELVAIKIIKNKKAFLNQAQIELRLLELMNQHDTEMKYYIVHLKRHFMFRNHLCLVFELLSYNLYDLLRNTHFRGVSLNLTRKLAQQLCTALLFLATPELSIIHCDLKPENILLCNPKRSAIKIVDFGSSCQLGQRIYQYIQSRFYRSPEVLLGTPYDLAIDMWSLGCILVEMHTGEPLFSGSNEVDQMNRIVEVLGIPPAPMLDQAPKARKYFERLPGGSWTLRRTKELRKDYQGPGTRRLQEVLGVQTGGPGGRRAGEPGHSPADYLRFQDLVLRMLEYEPATRISPLGALQHGFFRRTADEATNTGPAGSSASTSPAPLDTCPSSSTASSISSSGGSSGSSNDNRAYRYSNRYCGGPGPPISDCEMNSPQVLPSQLLRPWAGGDVAHKSHQAPASTSSLPGVGAQLPPQPRCLARPLSPTSPPPPELMDVSMVGGPPDCSPPPPAPIPQHPAASALRTRMTGGRPPLPPPDDPATLGPRLGLRGVPQSTAASS
- the DYRK1B gene encoding dual specificity tyrosine-phosphorylation-regulated kinase 1B isoform X1, which produces MLLSPTRRPVRVALPTAGPAGPPRPGTGDCLLTAATAAMLAIRPPYWGPHRAPAPRGPRASPDPGLSGGGSRGAGCEKAPPGRAPAPGLAPLRPSEPTMAVPPGHGPFSGFPGPQERPQVLPDVRLLPRRLPLAFRDATSAPLRKLSVDLIKTYKHINEVYYTKKKRRAQQAPPQDSSTKKEKKVLNHGYDDDNHDYIVRSGERWLERYEIDSLIGKGSFGQVVKAYDHQTQELVAIKIIKNKKAFLNQAQIELRLLELMNQHDTEMKYYIVHLKRHFMFRNHLCLVFELLSYNLYDLLRNTHFRGVSLNLTRKLAQQLCTALLFLATPELSIIHCDLKPENILLCNPKRSAIKIVDFGSSCQLGQRIYQYIQSRFYRSPEVLLGTPYDLAIDMWSLGCILVEMHTGEPLFSGSNEVDQMNRIVEVLGIPPAPMLDQAPKARKYFERLPGGSWTLRRTKELRKDYQGPGTRRLQEVLGVQTGGPGGRRAGEPGHSPADYLRFQDLVLRMLEYEPATRISPLGALQHGFFRRTADEATNTGPAGSSASTSPAPLDTCPSSSTASSISSSGGSSGSSNDNRAYRYSNRYCGGPGPPISDCEMNSPQVLPSQLLRPWAGGDVAHKSHQAPASTSSLPGVGAQLPPQPRCLARPLSPTSPPPPELMDVSMVGGPPDCSPPPPAPIPQHPAASALRTRMTGGRPPLPPPDDPATLGPRLGLRGVPQSTAASS